One window of Halopseudomonas maritima genomic DNA carries:
- the pilP gene encoding type 4a pilus biogenesis lipoprotein PilP: MNKLTKLAVLASFGLLAACGGNEFADLQRFMDETRARPAGKIEPLPRFEPYEAFTYSASSLRSPFQPPIKIDLTQRQKGSQDIKPDENRVKQFLEGFNIESFEMVGTLSNSAGMQALIQGAGSVHRVGVGDYLGRNHGRVTGIEENRVDVVEIVPDGEGGWLERPRTLSLAERG; this comes from the coding sequence ATGAACAAGCTAACCAAACTTGCGGTGCTGGCTTCCTTTGGCCTTCTGGCTGCGTGTGGTGGTAACGAGTTTGCCGATTTGCAGCGCTTTATGGATGAGACGCGTGCCAGGCCGGCAGGGAAAATCGAACCGCTGCCTCGCTTTGAGCCTTATGAAGCCTTTACCTACAGCGCTTCTTCCTTACGCAGTCCGTTTCAGCCGCCGATCAAGATAGACCTGACTCAGCGTCAGAAGGGCTCGCAGGACATCAAGCCTGACGAAAACCGGGTCAAGCAGTTCCTTGAGGGTTTCAATATCGAGAGCTTCGAGATGGTGGGGACTTTGAGCAACTCTGCCGGAATGCAGGCCCTGATTCAGGGTGCCGGCAGTGTGCATCGGGTCGGGGTTGGCGACTATCTGGGACGCAATCACGGACGTGTGACCGGAATCGAAGAAAATCGCGTTGATGTAGTGGAAATCGTGCCGGATGGTGAAGGCGGGTGGTTGGAGCGTCCGCGTACCCTCAGCCTCGCTGAGCGCGGGTAG
- the pilQ gene encoding type IV pilus secretin PilQ yields MNCKQSRVERKKMLLTRKLPLAALMALLSPLALAADLQGMDVASLPGDRVELKLSFDEPVSAAPKGYTIDQPARIALDLPGVQNKLGERSRELGLGNARSVTIVEAGDRTRLIINLTSLAPYNTRVQGNDLYVTVGAEAGVSASTSASVAPAAANSNWRASDEPAVSSSAAVGGRAISSLDFQRGTDGSGNVIIDLTDPGIKVDVEEQGGRVKLNFPNTRLPDALRVQLDVKDFATPVNFVNATGSGNNASIVIEPTGSYEHLVYQADNRLTVSFKPLTPAEVEQRRADAFTYTGEKLSLNFQDIEVRSVLQLIADFTDLNLVASDTVQGSITLRLQNVPWDQALDLVLKTKGLDKRQIGNVLLVAPAEEIAARERQELESQKQIAELAPLRRELIQVNYAKASDIAQLFASVTSADADSQRGSLTVDERTNSIIALETQDKLDELRRIVTQLDIPVRQVMIEARIVEANVGFDKAIGVNWSGEFSLGDSDRYRVYGDDGLASTASTPFVDMGVIGATSGIGIGFVTDNSMLDLQLSAMESTGNGEVISQPKVVTSDKETAKILKGSEIPYQEASSSGATTTAFAEAVLSLEVTPQITPDNQVIMEVIVTKDEPDFTNEVNGVPTIRKNEVNANILVADGETIVIGGVFSSETQTSQEKVPFLGDLPILGKAFRRDVKAESKSELLIFLTPRIINNGAVSLAR; encoded by the coding sequence ATGAACTGCAAACAGTCACGCGTGGAACGCAAAAAAATGCTTCTGACCAGAAAACTTCCGCTCGCAGCGCTGATGGCGTTGCTGAGCCCGCTGGCCCTGGCCGCCGACCTGCAAGGCATGGACGTGGCATCACTGCCAGGTGACCGTGTTGAGTTAAAGCTGAGTTTTGACGAGCCTGTCAGCGCAGCTCCCAAGGGGTACACTATCGATCAGCCGGCACGTATTGCCCTTGATTTGCCTGGTGTGCAGAACAAGCTGGGCGAACGCTCTCGCGAGCTGGGACTGGGTAATGCGCGCAGCGTTACTATCGTTGAGGCGGGAGATCGTACGCGCCTGATTATTAACCTGACATCCCTCGCACCTTACAACACGCGCGTTCAGGGTAATGACCTGTACGTGACTGTTGGCGCAGAGGCCGGAGTGTCCGCGTCAACGTCGGCGTCTGTGGCGCCTGCGGCTGCCAACAGCAACTGGCGAGCCAGTGATGAGCCGGCGGTGTCCAGTTCGGCCGCCGTGGGTGGTCGTGCTATCAGTAGCCTCGACTTTCAGCGCGGCACCGACGGCTCAGGCAATGTCATCATCGATCTGACCGATCCCGGCATCAAGGTTGACGTTGAAGAGCAGGGCGGGCGCGTAAAGCTCAACTTCCCCAACACGCGACTGCCGGACGCGCTGCGTGTTCAGTTGGATGTCAAAGATTTTGCGACTCCGGTGAACTTCGTAAACGCGACGGGCAGTGGTAACAATGCGTCAATCGTGATTGAACCGACCGGTAGTTACGAGCACTTGGTCTATCAGGCGGATAATCGTCTCACGGTAAGCTTCAAGCCGCTTACCCCCGCGGAGGTCGAGCAGCGTCGCGCTGACGCCTTTACCTACACCGGTGAAAAGCTGTCGCTGAACTTCCAAGATATCGAAGTGCGTTCGGTGTTGCAGCTGATCGCGGATTTCACTGATCTGAACCTGGTGGCCAGTGATACGGTGCAAGGCAGTATTACGCTGCGCCTGCAGAACGTGCCATGGGATCAGGCGCTTGATCTTGTGCTGAAAACCAAGGGCTTGGACAAGCGGCAGATCGGTAATGTCTTGCTGGTTGCTCCGGCGGAGGAGATTGCTGCACGCGAGCGCCAGGAGCTGGAATCGCAGAAGCAAATCGCAGAGTTGGCACCGTTGCGTCGCGAGCTGATTCAAGTCAACTACGCCAAGGCTAGCGATATTGCGCAGCTATTTGCCTCGGTTACCTCGGCTGATGCGGATAGCCAGCGCGGTTCGCTGACCGTAGATGAGCGAACTAACAGCATTATTGCTTTGGAAACCCAAGACAAGTTGGATGAGCTGCGTCGCATTGTCACTCAGCTGGATATTCCGGTGCGTCAGGTCATGATCGAGGCGCGTATCGTCGAGGCGAATGTGGGCTTTGACAAGGCCATTGGGGTTAACTGGAGCGGTGAATTCAGCCTGGGAGACAGTGACAGGTATCGGGTTTATGGGGATGATGGATTGGCGTCTACTGCCAGCACGCCCTTTGTTGATATGGGTGTTATTGGGGCGACGTCAGGTATCGGCATCGGTTTTGTAACTGATAACTCAATGCTTGATCTGCAATTGTCGGCAATGGAGAGCACTGGTAACGGCGAAGTTATTTCTCAGCCAAAGGTGGTTACGTCCGACAAAGAAACCGCCAAAATCCTGAAAGGCTCCGAAATTCCTTATCAAGAGGCTAGTTCCAGTGGTGCTACTACCACTGCGTTCGCCGAGGCGGTTCTCTCGCTCGAAGTGACTCCGCAGATTACTCCGGATAACCAGGTAATCATGGAAGTCATCGTCACCAAAGACGAGCCTGACTTTACCAACGAGGTTAACGGTGTGCCGACCATTCGTAAGAACGAGGTGAATGCTAATATTCTGGTTGCGGACGGCGAGACTATCGTTATCGGTGGTGTGTTCTCCAGCGAAACCCAGACATCTCAGGAGAAGGTGCCGTTCTTGGGGGATCTTCCCATTTTAGGCAAAGCGTTCCGTCGTGATGTGAAGGCAGAGAGTAAAAGCGAGTTGCTGATCTTTCTGACGCCGCGCATCATCAACAACGGGGCTGTCTCCCTTGCTAGGTAA
- the aroK gene encoding shikimate kinase AroK, with amino-acid sequence MRNVFLIGPMGAGKSTIGRLLAKELKFPFKDSDREIEVRTGADIPWIFDVEGEEGFRQREEAMIAELVLERGIVLATGGGVVMRPANRAALAANGLVVYLCTSVDQQLQRTAKDRQRPLLQTSDPEAVLRDLMARRDPLYREIADLIIETDQRGPKVVVNAILGRLQED; translated from the coding sequence TTGCGTAATGTTTTTCTGATCGGCCCGATGGGTGCTGGTAAAAGCACCATCGGGCGTTTGCTTGCTAAAGAGCTCAAATTTCCCTTCAAAGATTCGGACCGCGAGATCGAAGTGCGCACCGGCGCGGATATTCCCTGGATATTCGATGTAGAAGGGGAAGAGGGGTTTCGTCAGCGCGAAGAAGCCATGATTGCCGAGCTGGTGTTGGAGCGAGGGATCGTTCTGGCTACCGGTGGTGGTGTGGTCATGCGCCCGGCCAATCGCGCTGCGTTGGCGGCCAACGGGCTGGTTGTTTATCTTTGTACCAGTGTGGATCAGCAGCTGCAGCGCACTGCCAAGGATCGCCAGCGTCCGTTGCTGCAAACGTCCGACCCCGAGGCGGTATTACGAGACTTGATGGCTCGACGCGACCCGCTGTACCGCGAAATCGCTGACCTCATCATTGAGACAGATCAGCGCGGCCCCAAGGTTGTGGTTAATGCCATCCTCGGCAGGCTGCAGGAAGACTGA
- the aroB gene encoding 3-dehydroquinate synthase encodes MQCLNVDLADRSYPIYIGADVLSDGSLLQRHIAGRQVCIVTDDTVAPLYLEALIQKLADYRVSSVVLPTGEAYKNWATLQQVFDALLADRHDRRTTLIALGGGVIGDMTGFAAACYQRGVDFIQVPTTLLSQVDSSVGGKTGINHPAGKNMLGAFYQPKAVLIDTDSLHTLPAREVSAGLAEIIKYGLIRDAGFLAWLEQNITALRSLDATTVIHAIERSCAIKAEVVAADEREGGVRAILNLGHTFGHAIEAHQGYGNWLHGEAVGAGMVMALDLSCRLGWVTDAERQRAVALIAAAGLPVAPPKGMRVADFEQLMAVDKKVLDGQLRLVLLHGLGSAVVTAEFDADVLRQCLLGFE; translated from the coding sequence ATGCAGTGTCTGAACGTCGATCTGGCTGATCGCAGTTATCCTATCTATATCGGTGCAGACGTCCTGTCTGACGGGAGCTTGTTACAGCGCCATATTGCCGGCCGCCAAGTCTGTATTGTTACCGACGATACGGTTGCTCCGCTCTATCTGGAAGCGCTCATACAGAAGCTTGCGGACTATCGTGTGAGTAGTGTCGTCTTGCCGACCGGTGAGGCCTACAAGAATTGGGCGACGTTGCAGCAGGTGTTTGATGCCCTGCTTGCCGACCGCCATGACCGTCGCACCACGCTTATCGCGCTGGGGGGCGGCGTTATTGGTGACATGACAGGTTTTGCTGCGGCTTGCTATCAGCGAGGTGTCGACTTTATTCAGGTGCCGACCACTCTACTGTCTCAGGTGGACTCCTCCGTCGGCGGCAAGACCGGCATCAATCACCCGGCTGGCAAGAACATGCTGGGTGCTTTTTATCAGCCCAAGGCAGTGCTGATTGATACTGACAGCCTGCACACACTACCTGCTCGTGAAGTCAGCGCCGGACTTGCCGAGATCATCAAGTATGGGTTGATCCGCGACGCGGGCTTCCTGGCCTGGTTAGAGCAAAACATCACGGCTTTGCGGAGCCTGGATGCTACGACGGTCATTCATGCCATTGAGCGTTCCTGCGCCATTAAGGCGGAGGTCGTGGCGGCAGATGAGCGCGAGGGTGGTGTGCGCGCTATTCTCAACCTGGGGCATACCTTTGGTCATGCCATTGAGGCGCATCAGGGATACGGCAACTGGCTGCATGGTGAAGCGGTGGGTGCCGGTATGGTAATGGCCCTGGATCTGTCTTGCCGCCTGGGGTGGGTCACCGATGCAGAGCGCCAGCGCGCGGTGGCGTTGATCGCTGCCGCAGGGTTGCCGGTTGCACCTCCGAAAGGGATGCGCGTGGCCGATTTTGAGCAGCTGATGGCAGTCGACAAAAAGGTGCTGGATGGCCAGTTGAGGCTGGTGCTGCTGCACGGGCTGGGAAGTGCAGTGGTGACTGCAGAATTTGATGCTGATGTTCTACGTCAATGTTTGTTGGGGTTTGAGTGA